A section of the Callospermophilus lateralis isolate mCalLat2 chromosome 16, mCalLat2.hap1, whole genome shotgun sequence genome encodes:
- the Lynx1 gene encoding ly-6/neurotoxin-like protein 1, with protein sequence MAPLLMLFLAALVGLPLAQALDCHVCAYNGDNCFNPMRCPAMVTYCMTTRTYYTPYKMKVSKSCVPSCFETVYDGYSKHASTTSCCQYDLCNGAGLAAPGTLALAPILLATLWAML encoded by the exons ATGGCGCCCCTGCTCATGCTGTTCCTAGCCGCCCTGGTGGGCCTGCCTCTAG CCCAGGCTCTGGACTGCCATGTGTGCGCCTACAATGGAGACAATTGCTTCAACCCCATGCGCTGCCCGGCCATGGTCACCTACTGCATGACTACACGTACCT ACTACACCCCGTACAAGATGAAGGTCAGCAAGTCCTGCGTGCCCAGCTGCTTTGAGACTGTGTATGATGGCTACTCCAAGCACGCGTCCACCACCTCCTGCTGCCAGTATGACCTCTGTAATGGTGCTGGCTTGGCTGCCCCAGGGACCCTGGCCCTGGCCCCCATTCTCCTGGCCACCCTCTGGGCCATGCTCTAA